From the Syntrophomonadaceae bacterium genome, one window contains:
- a CDS encoding carbon starvation protein A, with protein sequence MNPLLWLVGSYAILIGGHYMAKRPIEALWPPDPNRTTPAVEINNRDFSPNPPAIVFGHYYMSIAGLSPVLSAIAGLYWGWLPALIWMLVGVIILGATTEYITMMGSLRNKGSSFGEITTLAVGKASGIYLTIMLWFLGVLVFSIFSVTMSRTLIATPMATIPTIALTFIAVGFGHIRRNMGVSLLPATLIALAIWSVFIYIGILYPVKFSFNTWMTILVIYTLLTAYLPIWLILAPRDYLNAGVLVAGLAIATIALIIGNPKFTMPMWVGWETARGALYPAIFATITCGAINCAHSLITAGTASRMVENEKHAYPIVSAGTKGETVMALVAIALIASVHNYQAFTTEVVKNIGAAFSTAYGTAMGYIGLSPEVGAVLGALTLSGFIITTMDSYARAGRYCLEELARSVPAFKAIKFDVPVVSTLVTVGVGVLIALKTPFMQIWTAYALLSLTFAVYPYSIAIVNRVKEGKPFNGHFIGWVVVPFAFMATTGAVALLYFIQRFIANNQTIPLVVSSFLVVLFVLSLLQLYTRIKFLLDQRKTSGISTSA encoded by the coding sequence ATGAATCCACTTCTATGGTTAGTCGGAAGCTATGCCATCCTGATCGGTGGTCACTACATGGCGAAAAGGCCCATTGAAGCCCTTTGGCCTCCCGATCCCAACCGCACAACGCCTGCCGTGGAAATTAACAACAGGGACTTCTCTCCTAATCCCCCTGCCATCGTTTTTGGCCATTATTACATGTCTATTGCGGGTTTGTCCCCGGTGCTTTCCGCCATCGCAGGCCTTTACTGGGGCTGGCTGCCGGCCTTGATCTGGATGCTGGTTGGTGTTATTATCCTGGGAGCCACAACCGAGTATATTACCATGATGGGTTCTTTAAGAAACAAGGGCAGCTCCTTTGGCGAAATTACCACCCTTGCAGTGGGTAAAGCCAGTGGCATTTATTTAACCATTATGCTCTGGTTCTTGGGAGTTTTGGTCTTCTCCATTTTCTCTGTCACCATGTCCAGAACCCTGATTGCCACGCCAATGGCCACCATCCCTACTATTGCCCTAACCTTCATCGCCGTTGGTTTCGGGCACATCAGAAGAAACATGGGTGTGAGCCTTTTGCCCGCCACCCTAATCGCCCTGGCCATCTGGTCAGTCTTCATCTACATCGGCATTCTATATCCGGTTAAGTTTTCCTTCAACACTTGGATGACAATCCTCGTTATTTACACCCTGCTTACCGCCTATTTGCCTATCTGGCTCATCCTGGCACCCCGGGACTACTTGAATGCCGGCGTGCTGGTAGCAGGTTTGGCTATCGCCACTATTGCCCTGATTATCGGCAATCCCAAGTTCACCATGCCCATGTGGGTCGGTTGGGAGACAGCCCGCGGCGCCCTGTACCCTGCTATTTTCGCCACCATTACCTGCGGCGCCATTAACTGCGCCCATTCCCTGATTACCGCCGGAACGGCGTCCCGGATGGTAGAGAATGAAAAGCACGCCTATCCCATTGTGAGCGCTGGCACCAAAGGCGAAACCGTAATGGCCCTGGTGGCTATCGCCCTGATTGCAAGTGTTCACAATTACCAGGCCTTCACCACAGAGGTTGTTAAAAACATCGGCGCTGCCTTCTCCACAGCCTATGGCACCGCCATGGGTTATATTGGGCTATCACCGGAAGTAGGCGCTGTTCTCGGGGCCCTTACCCTGTCAGGATTTATCATTACCACCATGGACTCCTATGCTAGAGCCGGCAGGTACTGCCTGGAAGAATTGGCCCGCTCGGTCCCAGCCTTCAAGGCGATTAAATTCGATGTGCCGGTTGTATCGACCCTGGTCACTGTCGGCGTCGGCGTTTTGATCGCTTTGAAAACACCCTTCATGCAGATCTGGACCGCCTATGCCCTCCTTTCCCTGACCTTTGCAGTTTACCCCTATTCCATTGCCATTGTGAACCGGGTCAAAGAAGGCAAACCCTTTAATGGACATTTCATTGGCTGGGTTGTTGTCCCATTCGCCTTTATGGCTACTACCGGCGCTGTAGCTCTGTTGTACTTCATTCAAAGGTTCATCGCGAACAACCAAACAATCCCCCTGGTGGTGTCCTCTTTCCTGGTTGTCCTTTTTGTGCTGAGCTTGCTCCAGCTTTACACCAGAATAAAATTCCTTCTGGATCAAAGAAAAACAAGCGGCATTTCCACCTCTGCCTGA
- a CDS encoding tRNA-dihydrouridine synthase yields MRTDLGFDLLGVRFKNPIVVASATPSKDARYMLKCCEAGAGGVIAKTVTFEPKLQKYVSPRFTVLHKKGWPHTFSNYSCEFLATYTPAEWINELKLAKKYCLDHGVVLIGSISGSTTDNWVELAQMVEGAGSDMLELNFGCPHPRDLGYKSGQELGSDPEAAAKVTQLVVNSVSVPVFVKLTAEAVDPVAVARRVQQAGAGGVTAINRFPALDIDVDSGRPLLHSTFAGVGGPWMRPIALKWIAKIAREIDIPISATNGIWTWEDVVKAIMCGATTVQTCTAIMYGKKGFGIIGDFVEGLRSFMEAKGYFSIAEMRGITLPQIKTWDAVDRESRAVSRVLPERCVGCGLCLNWCFYDAVSLDSVEGNRKKALIAAEACDGCGLCAALCPNYAIEITGSGAIFLGNFN; encoded by the coding sequence TTGAGAACGGATTTGGGCTTTGATTTGCTAGGAGTAAGATTTAAGAATCCAATTGTTGTTGCTTCCGCTACCCCGAGCAAAGATGCCAGGTATATGTTGAAGTGTTGCGAGGCTGGGGCGGGAGGCGTGATTGCCAAAACCGTTACCTTTGAACCAAAACTGCAAAAGTATGTTTCTCCCCGGTTCACGGTGCTGCATAAAAAAGGCTGGCCCCATACCTTTTCTAATTATTCTTGTGAGTTTCTGGCAACCTATACTCCTGCCGAATGGATCAATGAATTAAAGTTAGCAAAGAAATATTGCCTTGATCACGGAGTTGTGTTGATTGGAAGCATTTCTGGCAGCACCACTGATAACTGGGTGGAACTGGCGCAAATGGTGGAAGGCGCGGGATCGGATATGCTGGAACTTAACTTTGGCTGTCCCCATCCGCGGGACTTGGGCTATAAGAGCGGGCAGGAACTGGGCTCTGACCCCGAAGCTGCGGCCAAGGTGACCCAGCTGGTGGTTAATTCGGTTTCTGTTCCGGTTTTTGTTAAATTGACGGCAGAGGCTGTGGACCCTGTGGCAGTTGCCCGGCGGGTGCAGCAGGCTGGTGCAGGCGGGGTTACTGCAATCAACAGATTTCCCGCCCTGGATATTGACGTTGATAGTGGCAGGCCTTTACTTCACTCGACTTTTGCGGGAGTAGGAGGGCCTTGGATGCGGCCCATCGCATTGAAATGGATTGCGAAGATTGCCAGGGAGATCGATATCCCTATTTCGGCTACAAACGGGATTTGGACGTGGGAAGATGTCGTCAAGGCCATTATGTGCGGGGCAACCACAGTGCAAACCTGTACAGCTATAATGTATGGCAAAAAGGGTTTTGGCATTATTGGTGACTTTGTAGAGGGTCTCCGCTCCTTTATGGAGGCCAAAGGCTATTTTTCAATTGCAGAAATGAGAGGCATTACCCTCCCGCAAATAAAAACATGGGATGCGGTGGACAGAGAAAGTCGGGCCGTGTCCAGGGTCTTGCCGGAGAGGTGTGTTGGCTGCGGGTTATGCCTTAATTGGTGTTTTTATGATGCGGTTAGCCTGGATTCTGTTGAGGGCAACAGGAAAAAAGCTTTGATCGCCGCAGAAGCCTGTGATGGTTGCGGTTTGTGCGCGGCCCTTTGTCCTAATTATGCCATTGAAATAACAGGCAGCGGAGCAATTTTTCTGGGAAACTTCAATTGA
- a CDS encoding carbon-nitrogen family hydrolase → MYKVASLQVAITDQETRAERLTRVENLLDQCAGARLILLPEIWHVGYFSFEDYEAGSETLTGATISRIAAKAKQHNAYILAGSMVEKAAEGLFNTSVLLNPKGEVIASYRKIHLFGYNSAEKELLRPGFHVVTVETELGVLGLSTCYDLRFPELFRSMVDKGAEVFLVCSAWPYPRVEHWVALNQVRAFENQCFLISSNCAGVNRGRPFMGRSSVVDPWGTVLATAGDRECIVKAEIDISQVAAARREFPPLQDRMLKGQG, encoded by the coding sequence ATGTATAAGGTAGCTTCTTTGCAGGTGGCTATTACAGATCAGGAAACCAGGGCTGAACGTCTGACCAGGGTCGAGAATCTTTTGGACCAGTGTGCCGGAGCAAGACTTATATTGCTGCCCGAAATTTGGCATGTGGGCTATTTCTCCTTTGAGGATTATGAGGCAGGGAGTGAAACTTTAACAGGGGCAACTATCAGCCGGATAGCTGCAAAGGCCAAACAGCACAATGCTTATATTCTGGCAGGGAGCATGGTGGAAAAAGCAGCAGAGGGGCTCTTCAACACCAGCGTTTTACTGAACCCGAAGGGAGAGGTTATTGCTTCCTACCGCAAGATTCATCTTTTTGGCTATAATTCAGCGGAAAAAGAACTGCTAAGACCCGGTTTTCATGTGGTAACCGTAGAAACTGAGCTTGGAGTGTTGGGTTTAAGCACCTGTTATGATTTAAGGTTCCCTGAGCTTTTCCGTTCTATGGTTGACAAGGGAGCAGAAGTTTTCCTGGTCTGCTCGGCTTGGCCCTATCCGCGGGTGGAACACTGGGTGGCGCTAAATCAGGTCAGAGCCTTTGAGAACCAATGCTTTTTGATCTCCAGCAATTGCGCCGGGGTTAACCGGGGCAGGCCATTTATGGGCCGCAGTTCGGTGGTGGACCCGTGGGGTACGGTGCTCGCTACTGCCGGTGACAGGGAGTGTATTGTAAAGGCTGAGATAGATATAAGTCAGGTAGCGGCGGCCAGGAGAGAGTTTCCGCCCCTTCAGGACAGGATGTTAAAAGGCCAGGGGTAA
- a CDS encoding cupin domain-containing protein: MPRPELELFDVNTLAWTQVQGAPPGLMEKILSKDPDTGSYTRLLKFPPGMVTTERLVHDFWEEVYILQGGLVDLTSNQIFMEGFYACRPPGMLHGPYSVPVGCITLEMRYFV, translated from the coding sequence ATGCCGAGGCCAGAACTTGAATTATTCGATGTAAATACTTTGGCGTGGACACAGGTGCAGGGCGCTCCTCCGGGGCTGATGGAAAAGATCTTGAGCAAGGATCCGGACACTGGTTCTTATACGCGACTGCTTAAGTTCCCGCCGGGGATGGTTACAACCGAGAGGCTAGTGCATGATTTTTGGGAGGAAGTGTATATCCTGCAGGGCGGGTTAGTTGATCTGACTTCCAACCAAATCTTCATGGAAGGCTTTTATGCTTGCCGCCCCCCTGGAATGCTGCATGGTCCTTACAGTGTGCCGGTTGGGTGTATCACCTTGGAAATGAGGTATTTTGTATAG
- a CDS encoding sigma 54-interacting transcriptional regulator, with product MSLQGVSQLGKIAAFVQQVADVIAAVLEFGITIIDDELKVVAAGGKASRTFGSGHGTLTEQLLKSGRYYLSDNPDTFPACQGCENLNKCKYLAVLTYPIKVEGRVVGSISLSAIDEQQRTALLANKTRLLDFIDKIAVLLAALIREQQVNEEREKMARQFQVVINSVEEGIIATDAVGQITHLNTAASRLLGISPQEAAGRTAAELFPDLDWQELFKKPVSLQKEIFGNKSMRKLHLWTTINPIRKGEHVEGLAMSLRNMSDVRQMAAKFIGYQKTFTFDEIITLSPSMINLKERARKAAATDSTILIRGESGTGKELFARAIHAGSFRRNGPFIAINCGAIPESLLESELFGYDEGAFTGAKRGGKPGKFELANSGTLFLDEIGDMPLHLQVKILRVLEEKCIERVGGTATIRTDVRIVAATHRNLEAMLSLREFREDLYYRLSVIPLTIPPLRERVEDIPLLMNYFIQVYNQKLGKRIAGLTQEASHIINSYQWHGNVRELENIVEYAMSMETGEWISKESLPVKILESIKSEQVEKAEFAKLKCLEKEALLAALEKFGYSVRGKERAAQYLGISRATLYRKLKEIQASEPAS from the coding sequence ATGAGCCTGCAAGGCGTGAGCCAATTGGGGAAAATTGCAGCCTTTGTGCAGCAGGTCGCGGATGTCATAGCCGCTGTGCTGGAATTTGGAATTACTATCATTGATGACGAACTGAAGGTCGTTGCTGCAGGGGGCAAAGCCTCGCGTACTTTTGGTTCCGGCCATGGTACCCTTACCGAACAACTATTAAAATCTGGCCGTTATTATCTTTCCGATAACCCTGATACATTTCCGGCCTGTCAAGGATGCGAGAACCTGAACAAGTGCAAGTATTTAGCAGTTCTTACATATCCGATCAAGGTTGAAGGCAGGGTAGTAGGGAGTATTTCTCTTTCGGCTATAGACGAGCAGCAAAGAACAGCCTTGCTTGCTAATAAAACCCGGCTGTTGGATTTTATTGACAAGATCGCCGTTCTGCTGGCAGCCCTGATCCGGGAACAGCAGGTAAATGAGGAAAGGGAAAAAATGGCCAGACAGTTTCAGGTGGTAATAAATTCTGTGGAGGAAGGAATTATTGCTACCGATGCTGTTGGACAGATCACTCATTTGAACACAGCGGCTTCCCGGCTGCTGGGGATTTCACCGCAAGAGGCTGCAGGCCGGACGGCGGCTGAACTGTTTCCAGATCTTGATTGGCAGGAACTCTTCAAAAAGCCGGTATCACTGCAGAAAGAAATTTTTGGGAATAAGTCAATGCGGAAACTTCATCTTTGGACAACCATAAATCCGATTCGCAAAGGCGAACATGTTGAGGGTTTGGCCATGTCGCTTCGCAATATGAGTGATGTCCGCCAAATGGCGGCCAAGTTTATCGGTTACCAAAAAACCTTTACTTTTGATGAGATTATTACATTGAGTCCGTCGATGATAAACCTTAAAGAAAGGGCTCGCAAAGCGGCTGCTACTGATTCCACAATTCTGATCCGTGGGGAAAGCGGGACGGGCAAGGAACTTTTTGCCCGGGCCATTCATGCCGGCAGCTTTCGCCGTAATGGCCCTTTTATTGCGATCAACTGCGGGGCGATACCAGAGAGTCTTCTGGAGAGCGAATTGTTTGGCTATGATGAAGGCGCTTTTACGGGAGCCAAACGGGGAGGCAAGCCAGGGAAGTTTGAACTGGCTAATAGCGGGACCCTTTTCCTGGATGAAATAGGCGATATGCCCTTGCACCTGCAGGTTAAAATCCTGCGGGTATTAGAAGAAAAATGTATTGAGCGGGTTGGGGGGACAGCCACAATCCGGACAGATGTCCGGATTGTGGCTGCAACTCATCGGAACTTGGAAGCCATGTTATCCTTAAGGGAGTTCCGGGAAGATCTGTACTATCGCCTAAGCGTTATTCCTCTTACGATTCCTCCCCTGCGGGAACGGGTGGAAGATATTCCTCTGCTGATGAATTATTTTATACAAGTTTATAATCAAAAGCTGGGGAAGAGGATTGCCGGGCTGACCCAAGAAGCATCTCATATTATAAATAGTTATCAGTGGCATGGCAATGTGCGGGAATTGGAGAACATTGTGGAATACGCCATGAGCATGGAGACTGGTGAGTGGATTTCCAAAGAGAGCCTTCCCGTAAAAATTTTAGAGAGCATCAAGTCTGAGCAGGTAGAAAAAGCAGAATTTGCCAAGCTGAAGTGTTTGGAGAAAGAAGCTTTACTTGCCGCTTTGGAGAAATTTGGCTATTCAGTCAGGGGGAAAGAGCGGGCCGCTCAATACCTTGGCATCAGCAGGGCTACCCTATACCGGAAACTTAAAGAAATTCAGGCCAGCGAACCTGCTAGTTAA
- a CDS encoding ferredoxin family protein, which translates to MVAIRINYDYCKRCGICSAFCNREVFTTDEFERPVAEKLAECTNCKLCVLRCPDFAIRLEVSASA; encoded by the coding sequence GTGGTGGCTATAAGAATTAACTATGATTACTGCAAGCGTTGCGGCATTTGCAGCGCATTCTGTAATCGCGAGGTCTTTACCACAGATGAATTTGAGCGGCCAGTGGCGGAAAAATTAGCAGAATGCACTAATTGTAAACTATGCGTATTAAGGTGTCCCGATTTTGCCATCAGACTGGAGGTGTCAGCTAGTGCCTAA
- a CDS encoding 2-oxoacid:acceptor oxidoreductase subunit alpha, giving the protein MFTMGNVACAQAALDAGAKFYAGYPITPSSEVAEVCSRLMPKYDGVYIQMEDEISSIAAMIGASLAGVKSFTATSGPGYSLMQENLGFAIYAEVPCVIINVMRSGPSTGLATRPGQADIMQVRWGTHGEHPIIALCPSSVQECYDLTIKAFNLSEKYRIPVVVLSDEIVAHTRENVTLKSPEEIEIISRKVPTCPPAEYLCYKPEADGIPLMAAYGEEYLVHASSSCHDETGYSNNSPKIAEALIHRLHQKIASGRDEIVQVAAFGPQNAEIMVIAYGATARAAKQAVFKAWEKGISAGLLQIITMWPFPDKEIMALCDTAKALVVPEMNLGQAHQEIEKVCRGKLPIYPFSRVDGEAIKPGQVLAIIEEVAQCLKN; this is encoded by the coding sequence ATGTTTACCATGGGCAATGTAGCCTGTGCCCAAGCCGCTCTGGATGCAGGAGCTAAGTTTTATGCCGGCTATCCCATCACCCCATCTTCAGAAGTTGCCGAAGTATGTTCCCGGCTGATGCCAAAGTATGATGGAGTATATATCCAGATGGAAGACGAAATCAGCAGCATTGCAGCTATGATAGGGGCTTCTTTGGCAGGTGTCAAGTCCTTTACAGCAACCAGCGGCCCCGGGTACTCCTTAATGCAGGAAAACCTGGGTTTTGCTATATATGCTGAGGTGCCATGTGTAATAATTAACGTCATGCGTTCCGGCCCCAGCACAGGCTTGGCGACAAGGCCAGGGCAGGCCGATATCATGCAGGTAAGATGGGGAACCCACGGGGAACATCCGATAATTGCCCTGTGTCCCTCCTCTGTGCAAGAGTGTTACGATTTGACCATCAAAGCCTTCAACCTGTCAGAAAAATACCGCATTCCAGTTGTAGTATTAAGCGATGAAATCGTAGCCCACACCCGGGAGAACGTGACTTTGAAATCCCCAGAAGAAATCGAGATCATCAGCCGCAAAGTCCCCACCTGCCCTCCCGCAGAGTATTTATGCTACAAACCAGAGGCAGACGGCATTCCCTTGATGGCAGCCTATGGCGAAGAGTACCTGGTTCATGCCAGCAGCTCCTGCCATGACGAGACCGGGTACTCCAACAATTCACCCAAGATAGCAGAGGCCCTGATTCACCGGCTGCACCAAAAAATAGCCAGCGGCCGCGATGAGATAGTTCAGGTTGCAGCCTTTGGCCCGCAAAATGCAGAGATAATGGTAATCGCCTATGGCGCTACTGCCCGTGCGGCAAAACAGGCGGTTTTCAAGGCATGGGAAAAAGGGATTTCAGCCGGCCTTTTGCAGATTATCACCATGTGGCCCTTCCCTGACAAAGAAATTATGGCTCTTTGCGATACAGCAAAGGCATTGGTTGTGCCGGAAATGAACCTCGGCCAGGCTCACCAGGAAATCGAAAAAGTCTGCCGGGGCAAATTACCGATTTATCCATTCTCCAGGGTAGACGGAGAAGCAATAAAGCCTGGTCAAGTATTGGCAATAATCGAGGAGGTGGCCCAATGTCTCAAAAACTAA
- a CDS encoding 2-oxoacid:ferredoxin oxidoreductase subunit beta, with product MSQKLTYSDYLAHNQLPLMWCAGCGNGVILRVLAEALAELNIPPHKVVVTTGIGCFGKTDDYMKTHACHGTHGRALAFATGIKLANPELTVLALMGDGDATTIGGNHFINTARRNVDITAIVANNYNYGMTGGQYSSTTPIRKVTTTSPYGTAEPGFDICELAKAAGANYVARSTTYHVVQMQKLIMEAITKKGFSLVEVSSPCPTYFGRYNGMPSAVNMLNWLKEVSVSPGKYQTLSEEEKENVMVIGKLVDRDKPDYLSVYKELTATVK from the coding sequence ATGTCTCAAAAACTAACATATTCCGACTACCTGGCCCATAATCAGCTGCCCCTGATGTGGTGCGCCGGCTGCGGCAATGGAGTAATCCTCCGTGTTTTGGCAGAAGCCCTGGCAGAATTGAACATTCCGCCCCACAAAGTGGTAGTGACCACCGGTATCGGTTGTTTTGGCAAAACCGATGACTATATGAAGACCCATGCCTGCCACGGCACCCATGGCCGAGCCTTAGCCTTTGCCACCGGGATTAAGCTGGCCAACCCCGAACTGACAGTGCTCGCATTAATGGGAGACGGCGATGCTACTACCATCGGCGGAAACCACTTTATCAACACTGCCAGGCGAAATGTAGATATTACAGCAATAGTAGCCAATAACTACAACTACGGCATGACCGGCGGCCAGTATTCTTCCACTACCCCGATCCGCAAAGTGACTACCACTTCCCCTTACGGCACAGCCGAGCCAGGATTCGATATTTGCGAGCTGGCCAAGGCAGCCGGGGCAAATTATGTTGCCCGTTCCACAACCTACCACGTAGTGCAAATGCAAAAACTGATCATGGAGGCAATTACAAAGAAAGGTTTTTCACTCGTTGAGGTGTCCAGCCCATGTCCCACCTATTTTGGCAGGTATAATGGAATGCCGTCGGCAGTTAACATGCTTAACTGGTTGAAGGAAGTATCCGTAAGCCCCGGAAAATACCAGACCCTCTCAGAAGAAGAAAAGGAGAACGTGATGGTAATCGGGAAGCTTGTGGACCGCGATAAACCCGATTATCTCAGCGTCTATAAAGAACTGACGGCAACGGTTAAATAA
- a CDS encoding 2-oxoacid:acceptor oxidoreductase family protein, whose product MKKKWQIVLAGEGGQGMIVAGVALAEAAAVFEGKNATQAQSYGIASRGGFSSAEVVINEGEIFYPKAEEPDFVLALTQDAYNRFYNWVSPECLIVYDSDRVTSKRGANDLGYPLSVTSVRLGSEKLINSLSLGLVLKHTRCVKPESLEKALAKQLPEKAMGANVKALGYWQE is encoded by the coding sequence ATGAAAAAAAAGTGGCAGATTGTATTGGCAGGTGAAGGCGGTCAGGGAATGATCGTTGCCGGCGTTGCTTTGGCAGAGGCAGCCGCCGTCTTTGAAGGTAAAAACGCAACCCAGGCCCAGAGTTATGGCATCGCTTCCCGCGGGGGTTTTTCTTCCGCCGAAGTTGTGATCAATGAAGGCGAAATATTTTATCCCAAGGCCGAGGAGCCAGATTTTGTGCTGGCATTGACCCAGGATGCCTACAACCGGTTCTACAACTGGGTTTCACCTGAATGCCTGATTGTTTATGATTCCGATCGGGTTACCAGTAAAAGAGGAGCGAACGATCTGGGCTATCCTTTGTCAGTAACGTCGGTCCGATTGGGTTCAGAAAAGCTGATCAATTCCCTGTCTTTAGGTTTGGTCTTGAAGCATACCCGATGCGTAAAACCGGAAAGTTTGGAAAAGGCCCTTGCGAAACAGCTCCCGGAAAAAGCAATGGGGGCAAATGTTAAGGCACTTGGTTATTGGCAAGAATAG
- a CDS encoding FAD-binding oxidoreductase: MRKTAEVVIIGGGVHGCSIAYHLARQGCREVVLLEKDTLASGGTGRSAAGIRHQFGTEVNIRLATASVRMMETLAEDLDYAPGIELKQGGYLMLAYSEPTLDQLRRNVLLQHSLGLGIPSRILDPDGVEEIVPHLNMDGIIGASYCHKDGHVNPFHVTQAFAEAAARLGVEINTFTEVTGIKMRGSKVTGVLTNRGEISCAKIVNAAGPYGAVIGKMVGLDIPLYPERHQILVTEPLEEFLNPMVISFQHGTYFKQTPHGSLLMGVGDPLHEVKEFNYNATWQFLEDVAKKITYHLPALKDVSVVRQWTGLYDITPDYQAILGATPKVEGFYLDIGWSGHGLQLGPVVGQVMSEIILEKEPFVNVDVMRLERFETGELYPEPACV, translated from the coding sequence ATGCGTAAAACGGCAGAGGTGGTAATCATCGGCGGTGGAGTTCACGGTTGTTCCATCGCTTACCATTTGGCCCGCCAGGGCTGTCGCGAAGTGGTACTGTTGGAAAAGGATACTCTTGCCTCTGGCGGTACGGGGCGTTCAGCTGCTGGAATTAGACACCAGTTTGGCACCGAGGTAAATATTCGCCTGGCAACTGCCAGTGTGCGCATGATGGAAACTTTAGCCGAGGATTTGGATTATGCTCCAGGCATCGAGCTAAAACAAGGCGGTTACTTGATGCTGGCTTACTCCGAACCTACGCTGGACCAGTTAAGGCGCAATGTACTGCTGCAGCACAGCTTAGGCCTAGGCATTCCCTCGCGGATTTTAGATCCCGACGGGGTAGAAGAGATTGTCCCTCATTTAAATATGGATGGTATTATTGGCGCATCCTATTGTCATAAAGATGGTCATGTTAACCCCTTCCACGTAACTCAAGCCTTTGCTGAAGCTGCTGCCCGCCTGGGTGTTGAAATAAACACCTTTACGGAAGTCACCGGCATCAAGATGCGAGGAAGCAAAGTGACAGGAGTGCTAACTAACCGGGGCGAGATCAGCTGCGCAAAAATAGTCAATGCGGCCGGCCCGTACGGCGCTGTGATCGGCAAAATGGTGGGCCTCGATATACCCCTTTATCCCGAGCGGCATCAAATTCTGGTTACAGAGCCTTTGGAGGAGTTCTTGAATCCAATGGTTATCTCGTTCCAGCATGGGACATATTTTAAACAGACTCCTCACGGCAGTTTGTTAATGGGTGTGGGAGACCCCCTGCACGAAGTCAAGGAGTTCAATTATAATGCTACTTGGCAGTTCCTGGAGGATGTCGCTAAAAAAATTACTTATCACTTGCCTGCTTTGAAGGATGTCAGCGTTGTGCGCCAGTGGACAGGTTTATATGATATTACACCGGATTACCAGGCTATTTTAGGAGCTACCCCAAAGGTGGAGGGGTTCTATCTGGATATCGGCTGGAGTGGCCATGGGCTTCAGCTGGGACCGGTTGTAGGCCAGGTGATGTCAGAAATAATTTTGGAGAAAGAACCTTTTGTGAACGTGGATGTGATGCGGCTGGAAAGATTTGAAACAGGCGAGCTGTATCCGGAGCCAGCTTGCGTATAG
- a CDS encoding DUF503 domain-containing protein: MIVGTCVLEVYIGDSQSLKDKRRVIKSAIDQIKNNFNVSIAEIGNLDQWQRATLGIAVVSQDTVLANQILTRIISYLEYKGTMEIIDYSIELL, encoded by the coding sequence GTGATTGTTGGGACCTGTGTTTTAGAAGTCTATATCGGAGACAGTCAATCATTAAAGGATAAAAGGCGGGTAATAAAAAGCGCCATTGACCAAATCAAGAACAACTTTAATGTCAGTATTGCAGAAATTGGAAACCTGGACCAATGGCAGCGTGCTACTTTAGGAATTGCTGTTGTCTCGCAGGATACCGTCCTTGCTAACCAGATTTTAACAAGGATCATCAGTTATTTGGAATATAAGGGAACTATGGAAATCATTGATTATTCAATAGAACTTCTTTAA
- the trmL gene encoding tRNA (uridine(34)/cytosine(34)/5-carboxymethylaminomethyluridine(34)-2'-O)-methyltransferase TrmL — MHIVLVEPEIPPNTGNIARTCAATASHLHLVGPLGFSIDDRYLKRAGLDYWHLVPVHVYNSFPEFLSANPGRRLLFFCAKAKMSYADIAYQPNDFLVFGSETKGLSPEILGSFPENWLRIPMKEGARSLNLSNAVAVVIYEALRQHSYPGLR; from the coding sequence ATGCACATTGTCTTAGTAGAGCCTGAAATACCTCCGAATACAGGTAATATCGCCCGCACCTGTGCAGCAACAGCAAGTCATTTACACCTGGTTGGACCGCTAGGTTTTTCGATCGACGACCGTTATCTTAAAAGAGCCGGGCTAGACTACTGGCACCTGGTACCTGTTCACGTTTATAACAGTTTTCCAGAATTCTTATCGGCAAACCCGGGGAGGAGGCTCTTGTTTTTTTGCGCCAAGGCGAAGATGAGCTATGCCGACATTGCTTATCAGCCAAATGATTTTCTGGTCTTTGGCAGCGAAACCAAAGGATTGTCTCCGGAGATTTTGGGGTCTTTCCCTGAGAACTGGCTAAGAATACCAATGAAGGAAGGGGCCCGCTCGTTAAACTTAAGCAACGCCGTGGCGGTGGTTATTTATGAGGCACTGCGGCAACATAGCTATCCGGGGCTCAGGTAA